Proteins encoded together in one Colius striatus isolate bColStr4 chromosome 3, bColStr4.1.hap1, whole genome shotgun sequence window:
- the LOC104561311 gene encoding ATP-sensitive inward rectifier potassium channel 12 → MTAGRVNPYSIVSSEEDGLRLTTMPGINGFGNGKIHTRRKCRNRFVKKNGQCNVEFTNMDDKPQRYIADMFTTCVDIRWRYMLLLFSLAFLVSWLLFGLIFWLIALIHGDLENPGGDDTFKPCVLQVNGFVAAFLFSIETQTTIGYGFRCVTEECPLAVFMVVVQSIVGCIIDSFMIGAIMAKMARPKKRAQTLLFSHNAVVAMRDGKLCLMWRVGNLRKSHIVEAHVRAQLIKPRITEEGEYIPLDQIDIDVGFDKGLDRIFLVSPITILHEINEDSPLFGISRQDLETDDFEIVVILEGMVEATAMTTQARSSYLASEILWGHRFEPVLFEEKNQYKVDYSHFHKTYEVPSTPRCSAKDLVENKFLLPSTNSFCYENELAFMSRDEEEEDDDSRGLEDLSPDNRHEFDRLQATIALDQRSYRRESEI, encoded by the coding sequence ATGACTGCGGGCAGAGTCAACCCTTACAGCATCGTGTCCTCCGAGGAAGACGGGCTGAGGTTGACCACCATGCCAGGTATCAACGGCTTTGGCAATGGGAAAATCCACACCAGGAGGAAATGCAGGAACAGGTTTGTAAAGAAGAACGGTCAGTGCAACGTGGAGTTCACCAACATGGACGACAAGCCTCAGAGGTACATTGCAGACATGTTTACCACGTGCGTTGACATCCGCTGGAGGTATATGCTCTTGCTCTTTTCCCTGGCGTTTCTGGTGTCTTGGTTACTGTTTGGGCTCATTTTCTGGCTAATTGCACTCATTCATGGAGACCTAGAAAACCCAGGTGGAGACGATACCTTCAAGCCTTGCGTTCTGCAGGTCAATGGCTTTGTGGCTGCTTTTCTGTTCTCCATCGAGACCCAAACGACTATTGGTTACGGCTTCCGCTGCGTGACAGAGGAGTGCCCGCTCGCGGTCTTCATGGTGGTGGTGCAGTCCATCGTGGGCTGCATCATTGACTCTTTCATGATTGGTGCAATAATGGCAAAGATGGCCAGGCCCAAAAAACGGGCCCAGACGTTACTTTTCAGCCATAACGCCGTAGTGGCAATGAGAGATGGGAAACTCTGCCTGATGTGGAGAGTTGGGAACCTCCGGAAAAGCCACATAGTGGAAGCCCACGTACGAGCTCAGCTAATTAAGCCCAGGATCACGGAGGAAGGGGAGTACATACCGCTCGACCAAATAGACATCGACGTGGGCTTCGATAAAGGCTTGGACCGTATCTTCTTGGTGTCCCCCATCACCATTCTCCACGAGATCAACGAAGACAGCCCCTTGTTTGGGATCAGCCGCCAGGACTTGGAGACAGACGACTTCGAGATCGTGGTCATCCTGGAAGGCATGGTAGAAGCCACCGCTATGACGACGCAAGCTCGGAGCTCCTACCTGGCCAGCGAGATCCTCTGGGGCCATCGCTTCGAGCCCGTCTTGTTCGAGGAGAAAAACCAGTACAAAGTAGACTATTCCCACTTCCACAAAACCTACGAGGTCCCGTCCACCCCCCGTTGCAGCGCCAAGGACTTGGTGGAGAACAAattcctgctgcccagcaccaACTCCTTCTGCTACGAGAACGAGCTGGCCTTCATGAGCCGCGACGAGGAAGAGGAAGACGACGACAGCCGGGGTTTGGAGGACCTGAGCCCAGACAACAGGCACGAGTTCGATAGGCTTCAAGCCACGATAGCGTTGGATCAGCGGTCATACAGGAGGGAGTCAGAAATATGA